In Athalia rosae chromosome 6, iyAthRosa1.1, whole genome shotgun sequence, one DNA window encodes the following:
- the LOC105692174 gene encoding uncharacterized protein LOC105692174 — MASGGVFSGKTPLGTTVIAAFFISSLLQSTLLWKETSAAPARQNDILAGTEFLSVFINGAMAQPPIRRRGSRRGSQPPVDHVASESQHQEASIYRISRTSKTANAKPKGPAVATRDEGVRFYPISQKSFENSAGASSTVDDVSTTVGEIGSVLTTRSEPPPPASGRSREPINQKVIGISVTSTVEATPYKVRVEHYDGDEMTTASKRPATLPVSSTTSTTSTTPATSTSVTFVTPLPALLVTEELSNIVSESNRSEFTVDEGSPRTSWKHRGRTTLRPMNSWHVSHPLIHRHHRKEMSDSVEVTETETAEKSHEIPEVNSEVSETHVEPTEPAEHLHQGRKAGRHYETILYTQPGSRGFGQSGKGYGNQARIYGEPAKVYGEPEKVYSEPAKVYSEPARMYGEPAKVYSEPSKVYGEPAEVYGEPEKIYSEPSKVYGEPAKIYGEPSKVYSEPAKIYSEPAKIYGADGRPVKIQKSVAPEEPQEENYEVDEAVSVSSNGNVHGPQTITESPDTHHDSDDRHRVYVEEGRNFRKYRVEERTPDGFIVGEYGVVSHDDGLLRGVRYTADGNINPRLIHDTLMKFLAL, encoded by the coding sequence aGTTTGCTCCAGTCGACGTTACTCTGGAAGGAGACAAGCGCGGCGCCAGCGAGACAGAACGACATATTGGCCGGTACCGAATTCCTGTCAGTTTTCATCAACGGAGCGATGGCGCAACCTCCGATAAGGCGAAGGGGTTCGAGACGAGGTTCGCAACCGCCGGTGGACCACGTCGCCTCCGAATCTCAGCATCAGGAAGCTTCCATCTACAGGATATCGAGGACTTCGAAGACGGCGAACGCGAAACCGAAGGGCCCGGCGGTCGCGACGCGCGACGAGGGGGTTCGGTTTTATCCCATAAgtcaaaaatcgttcgaaaattcagcCGGCGCGAGCTCAACCGTCGACGACGTGAGCACCACCGTTGGCGAAATCGGTTCGGTGTTAACGACTCGTAGCGAGCCACCGCCGCCTGCATCCGGTCGATCGAGGGAGCCGATAAATCAAAAGGTAATCGGTATCAGCGTCACATCGACCGTAGAGGCCACGCCGTACAAAGTCAGGGTCGAACATTACGACGGCGACGAAATGACGACAGCGTCAAAGAGGCCGGCTACGTTGCCCGTCTCGAGTACGACGTCAACGACGTCAACGACCCCCGCTACGTCGACTTCCGTCACTTTTGTCACGCCACTTCCGGCGCTTCTGGTCACGGAGGAACTCAGCAATATCGTCTCGGAATCCAACAGGAGCGAGTTCACCGTCGACGAAGGATCACCGAGGACCAGCTGGAAGCATCGCGGAAGAACTACTCTCAGACCGATGAACAGCTGGCACGTTTCGCATCCGTTGATTCACAGACACCACCGAAAGGAGATGAGCGATTCCGTCGAAGTTACCGAAACGGAAACCGCCGAAAAGAGCCACGAGATTCCCGAGGTGAATTCCGAAGTAAGCGAAACGCACGTCGAACCGACCGAGCCCGCGGAACACCTTCACCAAGGTCGCAAAGCGGGGAGACATTACGAAACCATATTGTACACTCAACCGGGTTCCCGAGGTTTCGGTCAGTCGGGAAAGGGGTACGGAAATCAGGCGAGGATCTACGGTGAACCAGCCAAGGTGTACGGTGAGCCTGAAAAGGTCTACAGCGAACCGGCAAAGGTCTATTCGGAACCGGCGAGGATGTACGGCGAACCGGCAAAGGTCTACAGCGAACCTTCCAAGGTTTACGGTGAACCGGCCGAGGTCTACGGTGAaccggaaaaaatttattccgaacCGTCGAAGGTCTACGGCGAACCGGCGAAGATCTACGGCGAACCGTCCAAGGTTTATTCCGAACCagcgaaaatttattcggaaCCTGCGAAGATTTACGGTGCCGATGGTCGACCCGTTAAAATACAGAAATCCGTTGCTCCCGAAGAACCGCAGGAGGAGAATTACGAGGTGGACGAAGCGGTGAGCGTCAGCTCCAACGGGAACGTTCACGGGCCGCAAACGATAACCGAATCACCCGATACGCATCACGATTCCGACGACAGGCACCGGGTCTACGTCGAAGAAGGAAGAAACTTCCGGAAATACAGAGTCGAGGAGCGGACCCCCGATGGATTTATCGTCGGTGAATACGGAGTCGTGAGTCACGACGATGGTTTGTTACGCGGTGTACGATACACGGCCGACGGGAACATCAATCCGCGATTAATTCACGACACTCTTATGAAATTCCTCGCACTTTAG